TAAGGCCTAAAGCCAGCAGATACCAGTATGTCCCTAATGACAGGGAGGAGCAAATCTTGAGGGAGGTAAGGAGTGCCCCACTGAGTCCCACCTCTCCTCACTAGGTGGCCGAGCGTGCCCTCTACTACTGGAACAATGAGTACATCATGAGCCTGATAAGTGACAATGCTGCTCGAGTCCTTCCCATCATGTTCCCTGCACTCTACAGGAACTCCAAGAGCCACTGGAACAAGTAGGCGGCTGGGGCGGGGCCGGTGGGACTTCACCGGGTCACTCAGCAAGCAGAGCTGGGACCTGTGCACAGCATGCACACCCTTCGAGGGCTGAGTAGAGAAAAAGATGCCGTGGGAGTGGTGGGAGTGGCTCTGTAGTATCCATCATGGCCCCTTGGTGTCAGCCATTCTGCAGGTCCTATCACTGCCATGGAGACATTCTGGGCTGATAGCAACTAATGTGATTCACATAAATAATCTGagttaggctgggtgtggtacacacctttattcccagcacttgggaggtaaaagtaGAATTGCTTGTGAGTtcgaaaccagcctgggctagaaggagactgtttaaaaaaaaaaaaaaaggcagagtctCAGAATTGTAAAAGGCTTTACTGCTAAGAGCAAGCTCAGTGTGATGCACATTCAGTTCATCTCACTTCTCGGAGGCCAGGATGCATGGCGTGGGAGAACGGTAACACAGGCAGACCAGTATTTGTAAGAACCATGAAAACGCCAGTCTCGAGTCACATGATTTGGATACAGCTTATATACTCTCTAGAGGCTTGGAAATAGAGCAGAAAATGAGAACACCCTTAGCTCTGGGGACCTGGTACTAATGGCAGGCTTTGGCATCCCATAAGCCATCTTTCTTCTGGTGGCAGGACAATCCACGGACTTATCTACAACGCCCTGAAGCTGTTTATGGAAATGAACCAGAAGCTGTTTGATGACTGTACACAACAATATAAGGCAGAGAAGCAGAAGTGAGTGTCTGTCTCCTTGGGAGACTTTGTGTCTTCTACCTCAAGCTCACCTTCTTTCTCTAAAGCCCAACCCCAACCCTTCTGCTCCCTCAGGGGACGGTTCcgaatgaaggaaagagaagagatgtGGCAAAAAATCGAGGAGTTGGCCCGGCTTAATCCTcaggtgaatttttaaaaatactttatttttacttaatttatttattttgtggggggaggaatggaaagaggcatagagaattgggtgtaccagggcctctggccacggaaaatgaagtccagatgcatgtgccactttgtgcatctgcctttaaataggtcctgggaaatcgaacctaggtccttggctttgtaggccagcactttaaccgctaagccatctctctccagccccttgggtaAATTTTTTCCTGCCACTGCCCAGAACTCAGGCCCATTGGAGTTGGGAAAGagtatttgttgttgttctgttttattttaatggatttttgaggtaggatctcactctagcccaggctgacctggaattcactatggagtctcagggtggcctcgatctctcagcaatcctactacctctgcctcccgagtgctgggattaaaggcgtgcgccaccacacccggctcttgttctgttttattttgaggcagggtctcactctagctcaggttgacctggaattcactatggagtcttaggctggcctggaacttacagcgatcctcctacctctgcctcctaagtgctgggattaaaggtgtacgccatgGCGCCTGGCTGGGAAGGAGTTCTTGGAGAAAGAATGAGGCAAACAGGCCCTTAAATCTCAAAAGTGGCTCTCCCTGTCTGTCCATGCCCTTCCCGCTCAGTATCCTATGTTCCGAGCTCCTCCACCGCTGCCCCCCGTGTACTCCATGGAGACGGAGACCCCCACAGCAGAGGACATTCAGCTTCTGAAGCGGACGATGGAGACAGAGGCTGTGCAGGTGAGAGAACACTAGGTCAAGAGTTAAACGGAAGTAAGGCTGGAAGGGTGAGGAGACAAAGAGGAGCAGAACCAAGTCAGAGATGGAAACAACCTTCTCGGAACCTGTCtccattcctttccttttctccataTGCCACACACAGATACTAAAGGACATCAAGAAGGACAAGGTGCTGCTTCGGAGGAAGTCAGAGCTGCCCCAGGATGTCTACACCATCAAGGCCCTGGAGGCGCACAAGCGGGCAGAAGAGTTCCTAACTGCCAGCCAGGAAGCTCTCTGACCCCCTCACCTTCCCACAGGGCCACAGCCCACTCAGCCCTGGGACACGCCCTGCCCTCCACCCTCTGCTCCCTACTGGCTGACTTGGGGCAAGGCAGCACCTCTCTAGCTACTCTAGAGGATGCAGGCATTAGAAGCAGGGACGCCGAGTGGTTCCTCTTCTCCCCAAACATGTGTTCACGCCTCCCTGTGGCTAGTACAGACAGGCTCAGCACTGAGTGTTCAGGGCTGAGATGACCCAGGGATACCTGTCCCCTCCTGCTCCTGACCCCACAGCTACCTGAGGCTGCTCCAAGAAATATACACACAGGAGCCATGGGCTCTTCTCCCCTTCAtcctcaaatgaactctagctctctctcccctctccacgCAGAGGGGAGCAGCAGGAGACTATTCTCACCAAAGTTACGACAAGCTCCATTGTCCCCAGGAGTGAGTAGCTGGAGGGGAGCCGATCCCCACAGCACAAATAGGCCCCCCAGCCCCAGCAGTGCGCAGGCTGAGGGGCCAGCGTTACTTCCTCTTACCCACTGCCTGACCAAGACCACACACAACAGAggttaaaaggaaaaaagtataGACTCCGGACACTAGCTGATGAATATAAGGCCCAGTGGACCAAGGCAGGGATGAACAGCCTACCTACCCGGTGTCCCCTGGGTGAGCAGCAGCCTGGGGACTGCAAACATGGAAGGGACCACCCTGCGGCTGACTGCTTTCCTATGCTGTTGGTTGCCAACATTATAAAGGAATCAGGGAGCAGTGCTCCAAGCATGGCTCCCCAATACCTATTTATTTCCTTGTTTGTGCTGATGCTGGCTCAGCCCTTACCTGTCCCCTCTAGGCACCTCAGAGAGGCAAGGGGATGGGGAGGGTCGTACCAGGCTCCAGGGGCACAGGCAGTGCGGCTTCTGGCTGTGTACATAGGGTGCTTTATTCTCCATAGAGTGATTGATACATGCTAATGTGCGTTGGGCTTGGGCCGATGTCCCCATATGTACAGAACTGAATAAAGTGGGTCTCTGAGAAATGATCTGCCTTCACGTGGAGATGGagatgggtgttagagccagacATCTGTTCAGTCCTGTGCTGGTTCTGGCCTGGAATGTAGGGAGGACTTAAGGCAGCTTTCAGGGTGGTCACTTCCAGGCAGGAGACGCCTGCCGGGCTTGGAGGGCTTTCTGTACCACGTCTTCCCACTGGGCATCCGATATCTCCCGAGCCCAGGCAGGAACCCCTGGTGCAGGCAGGCTTACTCCAGCCATCGTCCTTTTCACCAGCTCTACATGTTCTGAAATCACAGCCAGAGGCTGGTTAGGGGATAAGACAATGGGACCAGCTTCTCTTCCCATTCCATGAATCAACCCAGAACCCTCATCTGATGATGGTCACCAAGTCCATCCTCTTACAGCAAGCCTGGTCATTCTCAAACCTAGCAGGATAAGTAATTCTCCTGCATTCTGAAGTCTGCAAAAATATTAGTTTGCAAACTACCTTTATAGAAATAAGACGTTCCTCTGTAACTTCTCTTCCTGGCTCAGACTAGTCCATTTTCTTCATAATTATTcccaaatgaaattatttttttacctGGGTCCATGGGAATAGAGCTGTGGCTGCTTAGTGCTAcagccccctcctcctcttcatcttcacTCTCTAGTGGTGGGTCTGGCAAGTGAAGCCCCAGGGCCTGTacaatcagaaacaagacagctCCGGTCCAGACTCTTGGGGGAAAGCACCTCCGCTTGCTCTGGAACCATTCCCTCCCTGCATACCTGGATCCGGTCTTGGATGTCAGCAACTACATCTTCTCCCTCAGCCACTGGTGCCAATTCTACCTCCTCCTGTTCAGGATCTTGATTGAGGGGCTGGTAGGAGTAGCCCGCGGGGCCTGCCCCTGTttcttcctgctcttcctcaGGTTCTTCGCTGCTCCAATCCCCAGTTCCTTCTGTAGGGCCCTGATGTGGCCCCAGTTCCTCAGTGTGGTTGGGGAAGATCCGTTCAGGGCCCATGGTGTCTCCCCCTAGAACTACTGTTGCCATCCGGGCACGGGCTGCAAGAAGAAAGGGCAGGAGGATAGGGATTGGATGAAACCAGgtccatttttaaaagtatttgtattttaatttttacttatttaagagagagagagagtgacagagaatgggcgtgccagggcttccagccgctacaaacgaactccagatgcacgcgccaccgtatgcatcgggcttacgtgggcccaggggaatcgaacctgggttctttggctttgcaggcaagtgtcttaaccgctaagccacctctccggcccctttttttctttaaacaatcGTTTTCACTAGCTCCTTGAGGTTGTCCTTAGGCGTCCACAAAGTCAGCTGCTTCCCTCCTCGTCTCCAGTGCTGCCTCCCATATTGAACACAGGCCCACCCGCAATTCCGACACAGCCAACCCTAGACCCGCCCCTCCTGAACCTTAGCCCCTCCCCGACGCGGGGAGCTCCAGGTAGCCAGACTCCCCCGAGACAGTTCGTCCCCGACCCCTCCCGCTAAGGGCTGGCTCCCCTCGGTACCACCTGCCCACAGCCATCCACACCGAGGGGCGCCCCTTCCAATGGCCCCGTGCCTCACCGGCCCCCACGGATCGTCGGCGTTGGTGTCCCCGCGCGCCACCCTCAGCGAGCCCCGCGGTCGGACCCGCACGCACCCTCACTTCCGGCGGGGCTCCTAGACCTCCGGCCCCGCCCCGCGTCCCAGACTGACGCGAATGAGAATGAGGATTCCACCGCCTCTGGCTCCGCCTCCGccatcctcccccctccccgcccggacaatatatatacacacacactcaaataaaactACATTACCCAGCAACCCTCACGGTCAACACACGTgtctgcacatgcgcacaagctCTCCACGGCCTCCTGCCCACGCCTCCGACAGCCTCAGGACCCGCCTGTCTCCTACGGAAACTCGTGAACTACAATTCCCGGAGGGCGTTTGGTTCCCCGACTAGCTCCGACTGCACTTGCGCAACCCCGCGGCTCGCCGGAAGGACCGTGGGGAGGGGGGGTGGTCTGGCTGTGTTTATCTCGTTGGGAACCAAGGGGTCGGTTGGCGTGCAGTCGCGTTCCAGGCTTGCAGGCTGCGCGAGGACC
Above is a window of Jaculus jaculus isolate mJacJac1 chromosome 8, mJacJac1.mat.Y.cur, whole genome shotgun sequence DNA encoding:
- the Mea1 gene encoding male-enhanced antigen 1; its protein translation is MATVVLGGDTMGPERIFPNHTEELGPHQGPTEGTGDWSSEEPEEEQEETGAGPAGYSYQPLNQDPEQEEVELAPVAEGEDVVADIQDRIQALGLHLPDPPLESEDEEEEGAVALSSHSSIPMDPEHVELVKRTMAGVSLPAPGVPAWAREISDAQWEDVVQKALQARQASPAWK